One Verrucomicrobiia bacterium DNA window includes the following coding sequences:
- a CDS encoding response regulator translates to MATKITVPVEDRTLTRKTILLVEDNRDDEELTLRALRKSHIMNEVIVARDGAEALEYLFGQGNSAHTADSEFLPAVVLLDLKLPKVSGIEVLREIRGHARTHHLPVVVLTSSKEERDLADVYDLGANSYLYKPVDFEKFVEAVGHVGMYWVLFNELPAAAPVAR, encoded by the coding sequence ATGGCAACAAAGATCACTGTACCCGTTGAGGACCGCACGCTCACGCGCAAGACAATCCTGCTGGTGGAGGACAACCGCGATGACGAAGAACTCACGCTGCGGGCGCTCCGCAAAAGCCATATCATGAATGAGGTCATCGTCGCGCGCGACGGCGCCGAGGCTCTTGAATACCTGTTTGGACAGGGCAATTCCGCCCACACCGCCGACAGCGAGTTTCTTCCTGCAGTTGTGTTGCTTGATCTCAAGCTGCCCAAGGTCAGCGGCATTGAAGTGTTGCGTGAGATTCGCGGCCACGCCCGCACACATCACTTGCCTGTCGTGGTGCTCACCAGCTCAAAAGAAGAACGGGACCTCGCCGACGTTTATGATCTTGGCGCCAACAGCTACCTCTACAAGCCTGTGGACTTCGAAAAGTTTGTCGAAGCCGTGGGGCACGTTGGAATGTATTGGGTGCTGTTCAATGAACTTCCAGCGGCCGCTCCGGTCGCCCGTTGA
- a CDS encoding response regulator — protein sequence MKSNSIHIPHRLLVVDDNPAIHADFRKILEPAAGAPHVMIDMEQQLFGPVDSRDACSQPFLLSCASSGQEGLALVQSGVAAGKPFAIAFIDVRMPIGWDGIETASRVLQEDPNIQIVMCTAFSDYSWGEMMEKLGQSDRILILKKPFDSIEVLQLAHALGEKWQLGQRAKLHLADLEDTVRRRTEELQNANAQLKLEMEERARAEEALRQSQKMDALGQLAGGVAHDFNNLLTVIRGYAQCLLADPAQGNSALEALSQIDIAAERAANLTSQMLVFSRKKRMHREFLDLNEVITHLNKMLRRLLGEDICLQFQPSGAKLGVKADRAMVEQVIMNLVVNARDAMPSGGSLMIRTDEVVISDPARMTLPAARAGVFACITVIDTGCGISPDALPHLFEPFYTTKEPGKGTGLGLATVYGIVKQHDGWIDVQSRPGRGSTFNVFLPLIAEDRLMTHHHRRTESPAGGDETILLVEDEEALREFAANLLRQSGYRVIPAGSGVEALKIWEQRGHEIDLLLTDMVMPEGISGWSLAQQLQLAKAELKVVYTTGYSLEAVDQEHALAEGANFLSKPYHPIDLISIVRRNLDQRALELAM from the coding sequence ATGAAATCGAATTCCATTCACATTCCGCACCGATTGCTTGTCGTCGACGACAACCCGGCCATTCACGCAGATTTTCGTAAGATCCTGGAACCGGCGGCGGGGGCGCCGCACGTCATGATCGACATGGAGCAGCAGCTATTCGGGCCGGTTGATTCACGGGACGCATGCAGCCAGCCGTTCCTGCTATCATGCGCCAGCAGCGGGCAGGAAGGCCTCGCCCTGGTGCAATCGGGCGTGGCTGCAGGGAAGCCGTTTGCCATTGCGTTTATCGACGTGCGGATGCCGATTGGCTGGGATGGAATTGAGACCGCGTCGCGGGTGTTGCAGGAGGATCCGAACATCCAGATCGTGATGTGCACCGCGTTTTCGGATTATTCCTGGGGTGAAATGATGGAGAAGCTCGGCCAGAGCGACCGTATTCTGATTTTGAAGAAGCCGTTCGACAGCATTGAAGTGCTGCAATTGGCGCATGCGCTTGGCGAAAAGTGGCAGTTGGGCCAGCGCGCGAAATTACACCTGGCAGATCTCGAGGACACGGTGCGGCGGCGCACCGAGGAGCTGCAGAACGCCAATGCGCAATTGAAACTGGAGATGGAGGAGCGGGCGCGGGCAGAGGAGGCGCTTCGGCAATCGCAGAAAATGGACGCGCTCGGCCAGCTGGCTGGCGGAGTCGCCCACGACTTCAACAATCTCCTCACGGTGATTCGCGGCTACGCTCAGTGCCTGCTCGCGGACCCAGCGCAGGGAAACTCCGCGCTGGAAGCGTTGTCGCAAATCGACATCGCCGCGGAAAGGGCTGCGAATCTCACGTCGCAAATGCTGGTATTCAGCCGCAAGAAACGGATGCACAGGGAATTCCTGGACTTGAACGAGGTGATCACGCATTTGAACAAGATGTTGCGCCGCCTCTTGGGTGAGGACATCTGTCTGCAGTTCCAGCCTTCTGGCGCGAAGCTGGGCGTCAAGGCCGATCGCGCCATGGTTGAGCAGGTGATCATGAACCTCGTTGTGAACGCGCGCGATGCGATGCCGTCGGGCGGCTCGCTGATGATCCGGACTGACGAGGTGGTCATCAGCGATCCAGCGCGAATGACACTGCCCGCGGCGCGGGCTGGCGTTTTTGCCTGCATCACGGTCATCGATACGGGCTGCGGAATATCACCTGACGCATTGCCGCACCTGTTCGAACCTTTTTACACCACGAAGGAGCCGGGGAAGGGCACGGGCCTGGGTCTCGCCACGGTCTATGGGATTGTGAAGCAGCATGACGGCTGGATTGATGTGCAGAGCCGGCCCGGACGCGGCTCGACATTCAACGTGTTCCTGCCGTTGATTGCTGAAGATCGCCTGATGACGCATCACCATCGTCGAACCGAGAGCCCGGCCGGAGGAGACGAAACGATTCTGCTGGTCGAAGACGAGGAAGCATTGCGCGAGTTTGCCGCGAATCTGTTGAGGCAGAGCGGCTATCGCGTTATTCCGGCGGGTTCGGGCGTGGAAGCCCTGAAAATATGGGAGCAACGCGGTCATGAGATCGACCTGTTGTTGACGGATATGGTCATGCCTGAGGGGATTTCGGGCTGGTCACTCGCACAGCAGCTGCAACTCGCCAAGGCGGAGTTGAAGGTAGTTTATACGACTGGATACAGTCTCGAGGCGGTCGACCAGGAACACGCCCTTGCAGAGGGAGCCAACTTTCTGTCCAAGCCGTACCATCCGATTGATCTCATCTCCATCGTTCGGCGAAACCTGGATCAGCGGGCGCTCGAGCTTGCGATGTGA
- a CDS encoding PAS domain S-box protein — protein sequence MRFFTNASIKRKQVLIILLTSAATLLLACTAFVWYDATTFRKELVEQASSLADIIGRNCTAAVDFNDTESAEETLGALHGERNILAAAVFKRDGARFAMFQRIPSAPVELAAPRYLHADHQFTNDSLILIRPMLHQKEAIGTIVVVYDLKELSERLKRYLWIVAAVFAVSLLVAFVLSAQLQRVISQPIQSLARAARAVAIEKDYSVRVKKESEDELGQLIVGFNEMLSQIQERDCQLQSARDQLENRVHARTAELASSLSLLNATLESTADGILVVAENGRVTKYNTKFLKMWSIGDELISQRDDSRLLEFVTSQVKDSEAFLSHVRELYDNREAQSSDIIELTDGRVFERHTQPQNVSGKYVGRVWCFRDITERKKAEEALRERLSMQERLARIAATVPGVIHTFRLNADGTTCMPYASPRVEEVYGVSPQEVEHDASVIFSRIHPDDTGRVRASIEESKQAMTPWRDEFRVRHPDVGEIWVELHSVPTCDSDGAVVWHGFLSNITERKKSEAKIAALNKELIETSRQAGMAEVATGVLHNVGNVLNSVNISATLVADGIQKSKAANLPKVVALFEEHGERIGEFIARDPRGQQLPRYLQQLSQQLILEQKKNVAELDLLRKNIEHIKDIVAMQQSYAKVSGITETVAVVELVEDALQMNAGALSRHEVEVVREFSPVPTVTLEKHKVLQILVNLIRNAKFACDESGRSDKRITVRVAESGGTISIAVADNGIGIPPENMTRIFSHGFTTRKQGHGFGLHSGALVAKEMGGILRVCSDGLGRGATFILELPIAVPKAR from the coding sequence ATGCGATTCTTCACCAACGCATCCATCAAGCGCAAGCAGGTCCTGATCATCCTGCTGACCAGCGCTGCCACGCTGCTCCTCGCGTGCACGGCATTTGTGTGGTACGACGCAACGACATTCCGCAAGGAACTCGTTGAACAAGCCAGCAGCCTTGCTGACATCATCGGACGCAACTGCACTGCTGCAGTTGATTTTAATGACACCGAATCGGCGGAGGAAACCCTTGGCGCGCTCCACGGCGAACGCAACATCCTGGCGGCTGCTGTTTTCAAACGCGACGGGGCGCGTTTCGCGATGTTCCAGCGCATACCCTCGGCGCCCGTTGAACTTGCCGCTCCACGGTATCTGCACGCGGACCACCAGTTCACCAATGATTCCCTGATCCTCATCCGCCCTATGCTGCATCAGAAGGAGGCGATCGGGACCATCGTGGTCGTGTATGATCTGAAGGAGCTTTCAGAACGTCTGAAGCGTTATTTGTGGATCGTCGCCGCCGTCTTTGCAGTATCGCTGCTCGTTGCATTCGTGCTCTCCGCGCAACTTCAACGCGTGATCTCGCAACCGATCCAGAGCCTTGCACGCGCTGCCCGGGCGGTCGCGATCGAAAAGGATTATTCGGTCCGGGTGAAGAAGGAGAGCGAGGACGAACTGGGACAGCTGATCGTCGGATTCAATGAAATGCTTTCGCAGATCCAGGAGCGCGATTGCCAGCTTCAGAGCGCGCGGGATCAGTTGGAGAACCGTGTGCACGCGCGAACTGCGGAGCTCGCCAGCTCGCTCTCCTTGCTGAATGCAACGCTGGAATCGACCGCGGACGGCATTCTTGTCGTTGCCGAGAACGGCCGGGTCACGAAATACAACACCAAGTTCCTTAAGATGTGGAGCATCGGCGACGAGCTCATTTCGCAGCGGGATGACTCCAGGCTGCTTGAGTTTGTGACGTCACAGGTCAAGGATTCCGAGGCATTCCTGAGCCATGTCCGCGAGCTGTATGACAATCGGGAGGCGCAAAGTTCCGATATCATTGAGCTCACGGATGGACGTGTTTTTGAGAGGCACACGCAACCGCAGAACGTGAGCGGCAAGTATGTCGGCCGCGTTTGGTGTTTCCGCGACATCACGGAACGCAAGAAGGCTGAGGAGGCGTTGCGCGAGCGGCTTTCCATGCAGGAGCGCCTTGCGCGGATTGCGGCAACGGTTCCCGGCGTGATCCACACCTTCCGATTGAATGCCGACGGCACGACCTGCATGCCCTACGCAAGTCCGCGAGTGGAGGAAGTTTATGGCGTCAGCCCGCAGGAAGTTGAACATGACGCATCGGTGATCTTCAGCCGGATTCATCCTGACGACACCGGGCGCGTGCGCGCGTCCATTGAGGAATCAAAGCAGGCGATGACACCGTGGCGCGACGAGTTCCGCGTGCGCCATCCGGATGTTGGCGAAATCTGGGTGGAACTGCATTCGGTTCCGACATGTGATTCCGACGGCGCAGTGGTCTGGCATGGGTTTCTAAGTAACATTACCGAGCGGAAAAAGTCCGAGGCCAAGATCGCCGCGCTCAACAAGGAACTGATTGAAACATCGCGCCAGGCGGGCATGGCAGAAGTCGCGACCGGGGTGCTGCACAACGTTGGCAATGTGCTCAACAGCGTTAACATCTCCGCCACGCTGGTCGCCGACGGCATCCAAAAATCCAAGGCCGCCAATTTGCCGAAGGTGGTTGCGTTGTTCGAGGAGCATGGCGAGCGCATTGGAGAATTCATAGCTCGTGATCCGCGCGGCCAGCAACTGCCGCGGTATCTGCAACAACTCTCCCAGCAGCTGATCCTGGAACAGAAGAAGAATGTTGCCGAACTGGACCTGTTGCGGAAGAACATCGAACACATCAAGGACATCGTCGCGATGCAGCAAAGCTATGCGAAGGTGTCAGGGATCACCGAGACAGTCGCGGTGGTTGAGCTTGTGGAGGATGCCCTGCAAATGAATGCCGGCGCGCTGTCGCGGCACGAGGTGGAGGTTGTCCGTGAATTCTCTCCTGTGCCCACCGTCACCCTTGAGAAGCATAAGGTGCTTCAAATCCTCGTGAACCTCATCCGCAACGCCAAGTTCGCGTGCGATGAGTCGGGACGCTCTGATAAACGCATCACGGTTCGCGTCGCCGAATCGGGCGGGACGATCAGCATTGCCGTTGCAGACAACGGGATTGGAATCCCGCCTGAAAACATGACGCGAATCTTCAGCCATGGGTTCACCACCCGCAAGCAGGGCCATGGTTTTGGCCTGCACAGCGGCGCACTGGTGGCGAAGGAAATGGGTGGCATCCTGCGGGTTTGCAGCGATGGCCTGGGACGCGGCGCAACTTTTATTCTCGAATTGCCCATCGCAGTTCCCAAAGCCCGATGA
- a CDS encoding YfiR family protein: MLILPATNLLVQRALRRCWAFVLASAMLGGLGALPNAAGSDLVMTEPQVKALCLLNFAKYISWPAEAFATTNAPIRIAIAGDERIHQELERAAKNKVISGRPVLVLDYEDGRVPENCHMLFIGATQKSRTQEILKAVSEKPTITVGDADDFADRGGVIMFVKRENKVRFEVNLKAARAAQLQISSRLLALADAVRGKE, encoded by the coding sequence ATGTTGATACTGCCTGCCACGAACCTTCTGGTTCAGCGCGCTCTGCGACGCTGCTGGGCGTTCGTGCTTGCGTCCGCGATGCTCGGCGGCCTTGGGGCGCTGCCGAACGCAGCGGGTTCAGACCTGGTGATGACGGAGCCGCAGGTGAAGGCGCTCTGCCTCCTGAATTTCGCGAAATACATCAGTTGGCCCGCAGAAGCCTTCGCGACAACGAATGCTCCCATCCGAATCGCGATTGCAGGCGACGAACGCATTCACCAGGAGCTCGAGCGCGCAGCGAAGAACAAGGTGATCTCGGGCCGGCCCGTGCTGGTGCTGGATTACGAGGACGGGCGTGTTCCGGAGAACTGCCACATGCTGTTCATCGGCGCGACGCAGAAGTCACGCACGCAGGAGATTCTTAAGGCAGTATCCGAAAAGCCAACGATCACGGTTGGCGATGCTGACGACTTCGCGGATCGCGGCGGGGTTATCATGTTCGTAAAGCGGGAGAATAAAGTGCGTTTTGAGGTGAACCTGAAGGCGGCGCGCGCTGCCCAGCTGCAGATCAGTTCCCGTTTGCTGGCACTGGCGGATGCCGTAAGGGGAAAGGAGTAG
- a CDS encoding TonB-dependent receptor: MADFSLEELINIEVTSVGKKETRLHRAPAAIAVLTDEDLRTLGANTIPEALRAVPGVHVARISGNRWAVSARGMNDEYSNKLLVLMDGRSVYSPMFGGVHWNTPDLVLEDLDRIEVIRGPGATLWGANSVNGVINIISKSARETQGGLVSSSFGTEEQPSVSARYGGTLSSNFFYRVYTKYYNREGFDGASGNSMSDDWSLARGGLRMDWEPGDQNRFTLLGEYYGGVFGEQIGKIAIYPAPAFRNIGIEADASGGNLLGRWISHFSDESELSLQVYYDRYQREHAVGGGTLVASPNEFAPGQNHVTETRDTWDVDLQHRWHGLARHEFVWGAGFRTTRDYVDAGGAEVSWNPARTSQNLFNAFVQDEISIVENAFSVTIGSKIEHNDYTGFEFQPGGRLLWTPTEQQTVWASLARAVRNPTRLERDGRINIGAVPPMAPTDPAVIVTATPNRHADSETVIAYELGYRIEPSASLSFDVAGFYNDYELLANRVGGFSFQPTPVPHVVQDYGPKNGISGYTYGAELLSRWQVSPAWRLTASYTWWRSHFEVSPYSDVTNPEHQFNVRSTVSFGRGWEMHAAAYYVGSLGAVPQNSPGPVRIPAYLRGDLGLSWKLSDNFEFSVWGQNLFDGGHPEFGGYKSARFAEIPRSVFGKVTVRF, from the coding sequence GTGGCTGACTTCAGTCTGGAGGAATTGATCAACATTGAGGTGACTTCAGTTGGAAAAAAGGAGACTCGACTTCACCGCGCTCCGGCTGCGATTGCTGTCCTCACGGACGAAGACCTTCGGACGCTGGGGGCGAACACCATTCCCGAAGCGCTGCGCGCCGTGCCTGGTGTCCATGTCGCGCGAATCAGCGGAAATCGCTGGGCAGTGTCAGCCCGCGGGATGAACGATGAGTATTCCAACAAGCTCCTGGTCCTTATGGACGGGAGGAGTGTCTACAGTCCGATGTTCGGCGGGGTGCACTGGAACACCCCTGACCTTGTGCTGGAGGACCTTGATCGCATCGAGGTGATTCGCGGTCCCGGCGCCACATTGTGGGGAGCCAATTCGGTCAACGGCGTCATCAACATCATCAGCAAGAGCGCGCGCGAGACCCAGGGCGGACTCGTTTCCTCTTCATTTGGCACGGAAGAGCAGCCGTCCGTCAGTGCGCGTTACGGCGGAACCCTCAGTTCGAATTTCTTCTACCGGGTCTATACGAAATACTACAACCGCGAAGGTTTTGACGGCGCCAGCGGCAACAGCATGTCCGATGATTGGTCGCTTGCGCGCGGCGGGCTGCGGATGGATTGGGAGCCGGGAGACCAAAACCGGTTCACACTCCTTGGTGAGTATTACGGCGGCGTTTTCGGTGAGCAGATCGGGAAGATCGCCATTTACCCGGCGCCGGCCTTTCGCAATATCGGAATTGAGGCTGACGCGTCGGGCGGAAATCTGCTGGGTCGCTGGATCAGTCACTTCTCTGACGAGTCTGAGTTGAGCCTCCAGGTTTATTATGACCGCTACCAACGTGAACATGCTGTTGGAGGCGGAACCCTGGTCGCATCGCCCAACGAGTTTGCACCGGGCCAGAATCACGTTACCGAAACGCGCGACACATGGGACGTGGATCTTCAGCATCGCTGGCACGGACTCGCACGGCACGAGTTTGTGTGGGGCGCCGGTTTTCGCACCACGCGGGACTACGTTGATGCTGGCGGAGCAGAAGTGTCGTGGAATCCGGCGCGAACCAGCCAGAACCTGTTCAACGCATTCGTTCAGGATGAGATCTCGATTGTTGAGAACGCTTTCTCGGTCACGATCGGTTCTAAAATCGAGCACAATGATTACACTGGATTTGAGTTTCAACCGGGCGGGCGGCTTCTCTGGACGCCAACGGAACAGCAGACAGTGTGGGCTTCCCTGGCCCGGGCAGTTCGAAATCCAACGCGATTGGAAAGAGACGGAAGGATCAACATCGGGGCAGTGCCCCCGATGGCGCCCACCGATCCTGCCGTGATTGTCACGGCCACCCCGAACCGCCACGCGGATTCTGAAACGGTAATCGCTTATGAACTCGGCTATCGCATCGAGCCAAGCGCGTCGCTCTCGTTTGACGTGGCAGGCTTCTACAACGACTACGAACTGCTCGCAAACAGAGTGGGCGGCTTTTCATTCCAACCAACGCCCGTGCCGCATGTTGTACAGGATTACGGCCCGAAAAATGGCATCAGCGGCTACACGTACGGCGCTGAGTTGTTGTCGCGCTGGCAGGTCAGCCCGGCCTGGCGCCTCACGGCCTCCTACACCTGGTGGCGCAGTCACTTCGAGGTGAGTCCCTATTCCGACGTCACCAATCCAGAGCACCAGTTCAACGTTCGGTCGACCGTGTCGTTCGGCCGCGGATGGGAGATGCACGCGGCGGCATATTACGTCGGCTCTCTGGGAGCCGTGCCGCAAAACTCCCCAGGGCCCGTGCGCATTCCAGCGTATCTCCGGGGCGATCTCGGGCTGAGCTGGAAGCTGAGCGACAATTTTGAATTTTCTGTCTGGGGACAAAACCTTTTCGACGGCGGACACCCGGAATTCGGCGGCTACAAGTCGGCGCGTTTCGCGGAGATACCCCGATCGGTTTTTGGGAAGGTGACGGTGCGGTTTTGA
- a CDS encoding BNR repeat-containing protein codes for MRNSIRALLFWLTPCSVFSSVALGCVLLAASIGWLGAAPQPYVPDGWTLHLWHLDEATTPCIDSAPGGTNLLALAGGATLGYPSHAGFGTALNTADGGQTATGASGRNAVLSALPLADGLDDNVRTSFADPVTGAFTFEAIVLLQFDPALNLAARGSAMQILSADAEDSEESSGRLFQWRLAPVGVGSGDATVPRFEFINLRQGFGIQTLVAPIPTVGRHAIASNGWYHVAVSYNGLEGSATNFSVYWTSMKATNATANRVSALSLDDDLASGLAADLCIGNEGRATGGSTDNFIGAIDEVRVSGIGRSSSQFFWNDDSDNDGLADAWELTFFTNLTHAAEGDFDNDTYSNLEEFEGESNPAISASIPGGTDPDTLPEAGPSLPHTRYVPVDDGDSNTSEYAYAGSSAINAVSFICSALTTVSNQQFIAYYGRHQTNPAFPFNNRIWIGRRTVGSSHWEVFRTTFAANAITDGHDVVCFGIDGHGFMHMSWGMHGDAFHYARSLTNVIGSEPIAFGPDSTMTGAENAATYPQFVAVPGGDLLYLYRKGSSGAGDTYLNRYVLESRTWTNVHRSGSSAVPFIKGTGWPLDYNAYGQMPCIDEFGRLHLVWTWRYTPAFQSNHDFAYATSPDSGLNWERSDGSAYALPISESLTNGGPGSANVAERILAIAPNSSLINQAGMCLDAGGRPVIATWWSPGAATNNHRRQYMVAFPDDANVWQVRQISNRTNDPVGTVLGDSAVRDLGRPVVVCDRANRIVVLYRDNAGSNGLTIVHSLPKAMDPDRLAWTTVDLTTTNLGNYEPVIDLARWQRDNVLSVLYQPSSGLGYTPPANTASEIGVLEWDAADWFSHRPALEATLGHSGEQVSIGFRSQPGWGYRLQASNDLSAWTNETAFDGTGGFLRHVETNATASSRYWRLIVREGGLTGL; via the coding sequence TTGAGAAATTCAATTCGTGCACTGTTGTTTTGGCTCACGCCATGTTCGGTCTTCAGTTCCGTTGCGCTCGGATGCGTCCTCCTTGCGGCCTCTATTGGGTGGCTGGGTGCCGCTCCGCAACCTTATGTGCCGGACGGATGGACGCTGCATCTATGGCATTTGGACGAAGCCACGACACCGTGCATCGATTCCGCGCCGGGAGGCACAAACCTGCTCGCACTGGCGGGAGGCGCAACGCTCGGGTATCCATCCCATGCAGGTTTTGGCACCGCGTTGAACACGGCCGATGGCGGGCAGACAGCGACAGGCGCATCGGGCCGGAATGCTGTGTTGTCAGCACTGCCGTTGGCGGATGGTTTGGATGACAATGTGCGAACATCGTTTGCAGATCCAGTGACGGGTGCTTTCACCTTTGAGGCAATCGTGCTCCTGCAGTTCGATCCGGCTCTCAACCTCGCCGCACGCGGGTCCGCGATGCAAATCCTCTCAGCAGATGCGGAAGATTCCGAAGAATCTTCGGGCCGTCTCTTCCAATGGCGTCTCGCGCCTGTCGGAGTTGGCTCAGGCGATGCCACGGTTCCGCGATTCGAATTCATCAACCTGCGGCAGGGCTTCGGCATCCAGACGCTGGTTGCGCCGATCCCAACAGTCGGACGCCACGCCATCGCGTCCAACGGCTGGTACCACGTCGCGGTGAGTTACAATGGCCTTGAGGGATCGGCCACCAACTTCAGTGTTTATTGGACGTCGATGAAAGCGACGAACGCAACGGCGAATCGTGTTTCGGCCTTGTCGCTGGATGATGATTTGGCCAGCGGCCTCGCAGCGGATCTCTGCATCGGGAACGAGGGCAGGGCGACGGGTGGATCAACTGATAACTTCATCGGGGCCATCGACGAGGTCCGCGTGAGCGGCATCGGCCGCAGTTCATCGCAGTTTTTCTGGAACGACGATTCCGACAATGACGGGCTCGCGGATGCGTGGGAACTGACGTTCTTCACGAATCTAACGCACGCGGCCGAGGGGGACTTCGATAACGACACGTACAGCAATCTCGAAGAATTCGAAGGCGAATCGAATCCAGCCATCTCTGCTTCAATTCCCGGAGGCACCGATCCAGACACGTTGCCAGAAGCAGGGCCTAGTCTGCCCCATACGCGTTATGTCCCGGTGGATGATGGGGATTCCAACACGAGCGAGTACGCGTATGCGGGATCGTCTGCGATCAATGCCGTTTCGTTCATTTGTTCGGCGCTGACAACCGTTAGCAATCAACAGTTCATCGCGTATTACGGCAGGCACCAGACGAATCCGGCTTTTCCTTTTAACAACCGGATTTGGATTGGGCGGCGAACAGTGGGTTCCAGCCACTGGGAAGTTTTCCGCACGACGTTCGCCGCCAACGCGATCACTGATGGTCATGATGTGGTTTGTTTTGGCATCGATGGCCATGGATTCATGCACATGTCCTGGGGCATGCATGGAGACGCATTTCATTATGCGCGCAGCCTGACGAATGTGATCGGAAGCGAACCCATCGCGTTCGGTCCCGATTCAACGATGACGGGAGCTGAGAATGCGGCGACATATCCGCAGTTCGTTGCAGTTCCTGGTGGCGATCTCTTGTATCTCTACAGGAAGGGAAGTTCTGGCGCGGGGGACACTTATTTGAACCGGTACGTGCTCGAATCGCGCACCTGGACGAATGTTCACAGGAGCGGATCCAGCGCGGTCCCATTTATCAAAGGCACTGGATGGCCGCTGGATTACAACGCTTACGGACAAATGCCGTGCATCGACGAGTTCGGGCGGTTGCACCTTGTGTGGACATGGCGTTACACACCTGCCTTTCAATCGAACCATGACTTCGCCTACGCGACGTCGCCGGACAGCGGCTTGAATTGGGAACGGAGCGACGGCAGCGCCTACGCCCTCCCGATTTCTGAGAGTCTCACCAACGGCGGTCCTGGTTCCGCGAACGTAGCCGAGCGCATCCTGGCGATCGCGCCGAACTCGAGCTTGATCAACCAGGCGGGCATGTGCCTCGATGCCGGCGGGCGCCCCGTCATCGCGACCTGGTGGTCTCCTGGGGCGGCGACCAACAATCATCGGCGGCAGTACATGGTGGCATTTCCAGACGATGCGAATGTTTGGCAGGTCCGCCAGATTTCAAATCGGACGAACGACCCTGTGGGAACCGTGCTGGGAGACTCCGCGGTTCGCGACCTTGGGCGCCCCGTTGTGGTATGCGATCGCGCAAACCGCATCGTGGTTCTCTATCGAGACAATGCGGGGAGCAACGGCTTGACCATTGTCCATAGCCTGCCGAAAGCGATGGATCCGGACCGCCTTGCGTGGACAACTGTGGATTTGACGACGACGAACCTTGGGAATTACGAGCCCGTCATTGACCTTGCGCGCTGGCAGCGGGACAACGTCCTGAGTGTGTTGTATCAGCCCAGCAGCGGCCTGGGCTACACGCCACCCGCGAACACGGCCTCGGAAATCGGAGTTCTGGAATGGGACGCGGCCGATTGGTTTTCGCATCGCCCTGCTTTGGAAGCCACCCTGGGGCATTCAGGCGAACAGGTCTCAATTGGTTTTCGATCTCAGCCAGGGTGGGGATATCGGCTTCAAGCGAGCAACGACCTTTCGGCCTGGACGAATGAGACTGCGTTCGACGGCACGGGCGGATTTCTGCGCCATGTGGAAACCAACGCGACCGCCAGCAGCCGTTATTGGCGGCTCATTGTTCGTGAAGGCGGATTGACCGGGTTGTGA